One Burkholderia thailandensis E264 genomic window carries:
- a CDS encoding NAD(P)-binding domain-containing protein — translation MNDLIYQDEHASLQPLEGRTVAVIGYGIQGRAFAANLRDSGVAVRVGNIDDRYFELARAEGHRVTNIAEAVAHADIVLLLIPDEAHGAVFDVDIAPNLRDGALLCVAHGHSLVQGDVRPLPGRDLAMLAPRMYGDPIRRYYLAGQGAPAYFDIVADHTGRARDRVLAIARAVGFTRAGVMALGYRQETFLDLFQEQFLAPALVDLVETGFQVLVERGFNPKAALLEVYGSGEMGKMMLDGADIGLDEVVALQGSPTCQVGYHRWRGRTLPTAVRELAARVLDQIEGGDFSAYLKEQASNDYASLDDARRAALKRPLNVAHAQVRAAFRFPTEAAGGLYQAAQAPADVEPEAAR, via the coding sequence ATGAACGATCTCATCTATCAGGACGAACACGCTTCGCTGCAACCGCTCGAAGGGCGCACCGTCGCCGTGATCGGCTACGGCATCCAGGGCCGCGCGTTCGCCGCGAATCTGCGCGACAGCGGCGTCGCGGTGCGCGTCGGCAACATCGACGACCGCTACTTCGAGCTCGCGCGCGCGGAAGGCCATCGCGTGACGAACATCGCCGAGGCGGTCGCGCACGCGGACATCGTGCTGCTGCTGATTCCGGACGAAGCGCACGGCGCGGTGTTCGACGTCGACATCGCGCCGAACCTGCGCGACGGCGCGCTGCTGTGCGTCGCGCACGGGCACTCGCTCGTGCAGGGCGACGTGCGCCCGCTCCCGGGGCGCGACCTCGCGATGCTCGCGCCGCGCATGTATGGCGATCCGATTCGCCGCTACTACCTTGCCGGGCAAGGCGCGCCCGCGTACTTCGACATCGTCGCGGACCACACCGGCCGCGCGCGCGACAGGGTGCTCGCGATCGCGCGCGCGGTCGGCTTCACGCGCGCGGGCGTGATGGCGCTCGGCTACCGGCAGGAAACGTTCCTCGATCTGTTCCAGGAGCAGTTCCTCGCGCCCGCGCTCGTCGATCTCGTCGAAACGGGCTTTCAGGTGCTCGTCGAACGCGGCTTCAATCCGAAGGCCGCGCTGCTGGAGGTCTACGGCTCGGGCGAGATGGGCAAGATGATGCTCGACGGCGCGGACATCGGGCTCGACGAAGTCGTCGCGCTGCAAGGCTCGCCCACCTGCCAGGTCGGCTATCACCGCTGGCGCGGCCGCACGCTGCCCACGGCCGTGCGCGAGCTCGCCGCGCGCGTGCTCGACCAGATCGAAGGCGGCGACTTCTCCGCGTATCTGAAGGAGCAGGCATCGAACGACTACGCGTCGCTCGACGACGCGCGCCGCGCGGCGCTGAAACGGCCGCTCAACGTCGCGCATGCGCAGGTGCGCGCGGCGTTCCGGTTCCCGACCGAGGCGGCGGGCGGGCTCTATCAGGCGGCGCAAGCACCCGCCGACGTCGAACCTGAGGCCGCGCGATGA
- a CDS encoding diaminopimelate decarboxylase, translated as MNANPDALKLTRAHAAPPADWWARERLHYRDNSLHFCGRRVAELAAAFAEPVFLYDPQRAVDNVARLQRALGDLQRGDFHVYYAMKANRFRPLLSELRRSPIFGIDACSPEELREALACGFAPERISYTAHGMMPDEAALLAALPDVHVNCDTLSAIALLGSRSPGREIGIRVNPGVGIGYGDSERLSYAGATITKFGIYAEQFGAALELAARHGLTVTWLHCHAGCGYLDAQLDSFERVLDALDAFVARAPGLRGINLGGGLGLPHRATDRPLDLERWRAAVHARFGGRPLALAIEPGDFIAKDAGMLVLRVAYVELKRNRRFVGLNGGFNLAIEPAFYDLPCEPVPCVRRPGPTQSVCLAGNINEALDVWGDDVSLPPVEPGDFVALLNAGGYASSMSSNHCLRGQFRELALFDAAPH; from the coding sequence ATGAACGCGAATCCCGACGCACTCAAGCTCACGCGCGCGCACGCCGCGCCGCCCGCCGACTGGTGGGCGCGCGAGCGGCTGCACTACCGCGACAACTCACTGCACTTCTGCGGCCGCCGCGTCGCCGAACTCGCGGCCGCGTTCGCCGAACCGGTGTTCCTGTACGACCCGCAGCGCGCGGTCGACAACGTCGCGCGCCTGCAACGCGCGCTGGGCGACCTGCAACGCGGCGACTTTCACGTCTACTACGCGATGAAGGCGAATCGCTTCCGCCCGCTGCTGTCCGAGCTGCGGCGCTCGCCGATCTTCGGCATCGACGCGTGCTCGCCCGAGGAGTTGCGCGAAGCGCTCGCGTGCGGCTTCGCGCCGGAGCGCATCTCGTACACCGCGCACGGCATGATGCCCGACGAAGCCGCGCTCCTCGCCGCGCTGCCCGACGTGCACGTGAACTGCGACACGCTGAGCGCGATCGCGCTGCTCGGCAGCCGTTCGCCGGGGCGCGAGATCGGCATTCGCGTGAACCCCGGCGTCGGCATCGGCTACGGCGACAGCGAGCGCCTGAGCTACGCGGGCGCGACCATCACGAAGTTCGGCATCTATGCGGAACAGTTCGGCGCGGCGCTCGAGCTCGCCGCGCGGCACGGCCTCACCGTGACGTGGCTGCATTGCCACGCGGGCTGCGGCTATCTCGACGCGCAGCTCGACTCGTTCGAGCGCGTGCTCGATGCGCTCGATGCGTTCGTCGCGCGCGCGCCGGGGCTGCGCGGCATCAACCTCGGCGGCGGGCTCGGCCTGCCGCATCGCGCGACCGACCGCCCGCTCGATCTCGAACGCTGGCGCGCGGCCGTGCACGCGCGCTTCGGCGGCCGGCCGCTCGCGCTCGCGATCGAGCCAGGCGACTTCATCGCGAAGGACGCCGGCATGCTCGTGCTGCGCGTCGCATACGTCGAGCTCAAGCGCAACCGCCGTTTCGTCGGATTGAACGGCGGCTTCAATCTCGCGATAGAACCCGCGTTCTACGATCTGCCGTGCGAGCCCGTGCCGTGCGTGCGCCGGCCGGGCCCCACGCAATCGGTGTGCCTCGCGGGCAACATCAACGAAGCGCTCGACGTGTGGGGCGACGACGTGAGCCTGCCGCCCGTCGAGCCGGGCGATTTCGTCGCGCTGCTGAACGCGGGCGGCTACGCGTCATCGATGAGCTCGAACCACTGCCTGCGCGGGCAGTTCCGCGAGCTCGCGCTGTTCGACGCCGCGCCGCACTGA